From the genome of bacterium:
GCCGGAGGGCGGGGAGGCCCGCGACCCGTCGCGGCAGGGGCGCGTCGCGCGGCTGTACACGTTCGAGGGGCTCCAGCGCGTGGAGGTGCCCGAGGCCTCGGCGGGCGACATCGTCGCCCTGGCCGGCCTGGAGGACGTGGAGATCGGCGCGACGGTCGCGGACCCTGCGGTGCCCGAGCCCCTGGAGGGCATCGCCGTCGAGGAGCCGACCGTCTCCGTGGACTTCAGCGTCAACACCTCGCCGTTCGCCGGCCGCGAAGGGAAGTTCGTCACCAGCCGCCAGCTCCGGGAGCGGCTCTTCCGCGAGCTGGAGCGCAACGTGGCGCTGCGGGTGGAGGAGACGGACTCGCCGGACACCTTCACCGTCTCCGGCCGCGGCGAGCTGCACCTGGCGATTCTGATGGAGACCATGCGGCGCGAGGGCTACGAGTTCATGGTCTCGCGGCCGCGGGTCATCACACGGCGCGGGCCGAACGGGGAGCTGCTCGAGCCGTACGAGGAGGTCACGATCGACGTGCCCGAGGCCTACATCGGCGTCGTGATCGAGAAGCTGGGGCAGCGCAAGGGCCAGATGCTGGAGATGCGGAGCGCGGGCAGCCGGGATGGCGCAGGTGCGGGGCTGGTACGGCTGATCTACCGGATCCCGGCGCGGACGCTGTTCGGCTACCGCAGCGAGTTCCTGACCGACACGCGGGGGGAGGGCGTGCTTCACCACCGGTTCGACGGCTACGGGCCGTGGGCGGGTCCGGTGCGCGCCCGGGAGCGTGGCGTCATGGTCAGCATGGCGGACTGCGTGTCCGTCGCGTACGCGCTGTTCAACCTCCAGGAGCGCGGCACGCTGTTCATCGGGCCGGGCGTCGAGGTCTACGAGGGCATGATCGTGGGCGAGAACTCTCGGCCCGGGGACATGGAGGTCAACGTCGGGAAGGGCAAGAAGCTGACGAACATCCGGGCGGCCGGCGCCGATGAGAACATCATCCTGGAGCCGCCCCGGGAGATGACGCTCGAGGCCGCACTGGAGTTCATCGCCGAGGACGAGCTGGTGGAGGTCACGCCCGCGGCCATCCGGCTGCGCAAGCGCCATCTCAAGGCGCACGAGCGCAAGAAGGCCTCACGTCAAGCGAGTTGAACGCCCGGCCGAGAACGGCCGCGGGGCGTCCCGGGGGCGA
Proteins encoded in this window:
- the typA gene encoding translational GTPase TypA gives rise to the protein MIRNVAIIAHVDHGKTTLVDQMLRQAGAFRENQVVAERVMDSNPLERERGITILAKNTSVRWRGHKINIVDTPGHADFGGEVERILRMVDGVLLLVDAFEGPMPQTRFVTRKALALGLSPIVVINKVDRPDADPLRVHDEVLELFLELEAGEAQLDAPFLYASAREGYAIRDLADERRDLAPLFETILAAVPPPPGDTTGPFQMLVSTIDYSPYLGRLAIGRIERGTVRVGDAVALLSPGGAGSPEGGEARDPSRQGRVARLYTFEGLQRVEVPEASAGDIVALAGLEDVEIGATVADPAVPEPLEGIAVEEPTVSVDFSVNTSPFAGREGKFVTSRQLRERLFRELERNVALRVEETDSPDTFTVSGRGELHLAILMETMRREGYEFMVSRPRVITRRGPNGELLEPYEEVTIDVPEAYIGVVIEKLGQRKGQMLEMRSAGSRDGAGAGLVRLIYRIPARTLFGYRSEFLTDTRGEGVLHHRFDGYGPWAGPVRARERGVMVSMADCVSVAYALFNLQERGTLFIGPGVEVYEGMIVGENSRPGDMEVNVGKGKKLTNIRAAGADENIILEPPREMTLEAALEFIAEDELVEVTPAAIRLRKRHLKAHERKKASRQAS